A genomic window from Thermococcus nautili includes:
- a CDS encoding 5-oxoprolinase subunit C family protein, giving the protein MIELLRVPSLLTVQDSGRKGYRKLGVPVSGYMDDYSAKIANYIVGNPGDASLLEFLLSGPAMRFNASVVFAIAGDVDVRLNGVPIEPWTSHWAKRGDVLEVGTLRSGLYGYIAFAGGIKCEKLLGSCSTYAKAGLGRPLKAGDKLTLDYAILTGKEGRRLPEGLRPDYSAEEIKVGVVLGPDLEHFTEKGIETFLSEAYTVTPESDRMGYRLDGKEIEHSEKGAGIVTGPLVPGTVQVPANGKPIVMMRDAQTTGGYARIGVVESAHLHRLAQLRPGFKVHFRETSVEDARNELLKKEKTLEAIRLFLDGRMRAYRIKTEKAETIAFAGE; this is encoded by the coding sequence ATGATTGAACTCCTCCGCGTTCCCTCGTTGCTGACGGTTCAGGACTCCGGTCGGAAAGGATATAGAAAGCTCGGCGTTCCCGTTTCGGGCTACATGGACGATTACTCCGCGAAGATAGCAAACTACATCGTCGGAAACCCCGGCGATGCCTCGCTTTTGGAGTTCCTCCTGAGCGGGCCAGCGATGCGGTTCAACGCCTCTGTAGTCTTCGCCATTGCCGGAGACGTTGATGTCAGACTCAACGGCGTTCCCATCGAGCCATGGACAAGCCATTGGGCGAAAAGGGGAGACGTTCTCGAAGTCGGGACGCTGAGGAGCGGTCTCTATGGCTATATTGCCTTTGCCGGGGGGATAAAGTGCGAGAAGCTCTTGGGCAGTTGCTCGACCTACGCCAAAGCGGGTCTTGGAAGGCCACTAAAGGCCGGCGATAAACTAACCCTCGACTACGCGATACTGACTGGCAAAGAGGGGCGCAGACTTCCTGAGGGGCTGAGACCGGACTACTCGGCTGAGGAGATAAAGGTAGGAGTCGTCCTCGGCCCGGATTTGGAGCACTTTACCGAGAAGGGAATTGAAACGTTCCTCAGTGAGGCCTACACCGTAACGCCGGAATCGGACAGGATGGGCTACCGCCTCGACGGAAAAGAGATAGAGCACTCCGAGAAGGGAGCGGGGATAGTCACTGGCCCGCTCGTCCCCGGAACGGTTCAGGTTCCGGCCAACGGAAAGCCAATCGTGATGATGCGCGACGCTCAAACCACCGGCGGTTACGCGAGGATTGGCGTCGTTGAGAGTGCACATCTGCACCGGCTCGCCCAGCTGAGGCCCGGTTTTAAGGTGCACTTTAGGGAGACGAGCGTCGAAGATGCCAGAAACGAGCTCCTGAAGAAGGAGAAAACGCTTGAGGCGATAAGGCTTTTCCTTGACGGGAGAATGAGGGCCTACAGAATAAAAACCGAAAAAGCGGAGACGATAGCATTCGCGGGGGAGTAA
- a CDS encoding UPF0179 family protein → MAIITLVGEKLAKPGVEFIFYGPAEPCKTCKLAGVCVGNLEPGRRYKILRVRSMPSHSCPLHEGKVRVVEVVEPSVEVAIEPRLAIVGSIIQLKFEECSDPKKRDLFKPEGLFEGDHVKIIEITGEIECDGKTYKIAKVMRKKE, encoded by the coding sequence ATGGCCATAATCACGTTAGTCGGTGAAAAGCTTGCGAAACCGGGTGTTGAGTTCATATTCTACGGACCGGCCGAGCCGTGCAAAACCTGCAAGCTGGCTGGAGTCTGCGTCGGAAACCTTGAACCGGGCAGGAGGTACAAGATTCTGCGCGTGAGGAGCATGCCGTCGCACTCCTGTCCACTGCACGAGGGCAAGGTTAGGGTTGTTGAAGTCGTCGAGCCGAGCGTCGAGGTGGCGATAGAGCCAAGGTTGGCCATAGTCGGCTCGATAATCCAGCTGAAGTTCGAGGAGTGCAGTGACCCCAAGAAGAGGGACCTCTTCAAGCCGGAGGGCCTCTTTGAAGGCGACCACGTGAAAATCATTGAGATAACGGGAGAAATCGAGTGCGACGGAAAGACCTACAAGATTGCCAAGGTAATGCGCAAGAAGGAGTGA
- a CDS encoding NAD(P)-dependent glycerol-1-phosphate dehydrogenase produces the protein MKGLHLMQLPREVLLGEDLKGEVVNVARRLGLGEKALILYGPRTKGIAGKDVEDSLKSEYEVVSLTVRKGATMEEVERTIDLIKDESADWVIAVGGGSIIDVAKLASFKTGVPFISFPTTASHDGIASANASIRDLGAKTSVKAVPPIAVIADVKVIKTAPYRYLAAGVGDTISNLTAVKDWQLAHRIRGEYYSEYAASLSLMSAKMVMRNADIIRLGNEESVRKVIKALISTGVAMSIAGSSRPASGAEHLFSHALDMLLDKPALHGEQTGLGTIIMAYLHGMKWERVRETLKRVGAPTTAYELGIEPEIIIEALTIAHTIRPERYTILGKDGLTREAAEKAAKITGVI, from the coding sequence ATGAAGGGACTTCACCTGATGCAGCTTCCCCGCGAGGTTTTGCTGGGCGAGGACCTTAAAGGGGAAGTTGTGAACGTTGCGAGACGGCTGGGCCTCGGCGAGAAGGCCCTCATACTCTACGGGCCGAGAACGAAGGGGATAGCGGGTAAAGATGTTGAGGATAGCCTTAAATCCGAGTACGAAGTTGTTTCGCTCACCGTCAGAAAGGGCGCGACGATGGAGGAAGTTGAGAGGACGATAGACCTGATAAAGGACGAGAGCGCCGACTGGGTCATAGCGGTGGGAGGGGGAAGCATAATAGACGTCGCCAAGCTCGCCTCCTTCAAAACGGGCGTTCCCTTCATCAGCTTCCCAACTACGGCCTCCCACGACGGCATAGCGAGCGCCAACGCCTCGATAAGAGATTTGGGTGCTAAAACTTCAGTCAAGGCCGTCCCGCCGATAGCGGTCATAGCGGACGTCAAGGTCATCAAAACCGCACCCTACCGCTACCTCGCGGCGGGGGTTGGCGATACGATAAGCAACCTGACGGCCGTAAAGGACTGGCAGTTGGCCCACAGGATTCGGGGAGAGTACTACAGCGAGTATGCGGCCTCGCTCAGTCTAATGAGCGCCAAGATGGTCATGAGGAACGCCGACATAATACGGCTCGGCAACGAGGAGAGCGTTAGGAAAGTTATAAAGGCCCTAATCTCCACGGGCGTCGCGATGAGCATAGCCGGCTCTTCAAGACCCGCGAGCGGTGCGGAGCACCTCTTCAGCCACGCCCTTGACATGCTCCTCGACAAACCCGCTCTGCACGGCGAGCAGACGGGACTCGGGACGATTATAATGGCCTACCTTCACGGCATGAAGTGGGAGCGCGTTAGGGAAACCTTAAAGAGGGTTGGGGCACCAACTACAGCATACGAGCTCGGAATCGAGCCGGAAATTATAATCGAGGCCCTAACTATCGCCCACACGATAAGGCCCGAGCGCTACACAATCCTTGGAAAGGACGGCCTCACCCGCGAAGCGGCCGAGAAAGCCGCTAAAATCACCGGAGTTATCTGA
- a CDS encoding ATP-binding protein: MIDKDLTLQYLADFQEKKLPETVERELRVPLKSGQIITLIGPRRSGKTFYFYQLIKELPREDVLYIDFEHPIFEGFESRDIMDVLKLHREAFGEPAYVFLDEVQAVKGWERMVRYLHDEGYSVFVTGSSSKLLSMEIASRLRGRTLTYTMLPFSFREFLRAREYRVRRPLSSKREAELKALLREYLEWGGFPRVVLEDNEMIREKLLEEYLDMVLYKDVVERYGVRNLHVMKLLLRSLMRSFAKEFSVHAFYNALKSQGIKVSKGVLYEYLSYLEDSMSVFLVKKFSYSLKTSELSIPKVYPVDAGFPRLFSFTPDTGRLMELAVFLELKRREVEVYHYKNRGEVDFVVAKRGQPVELIQVTYALDSGDVRPREVEALKSAGRKLGVESLTVITWDYRDEKDGIRFVPLWCFLTEKL, translated from the coding sequence ATGATTGACAAAGATTTAACCCTCCAGTACCTGGCGGACTTCCAAGAGAAAAAGCTCCCAGAAACCGTCGAGCGCGAATTGAGAGTTCCCCTAAAGAGCGGGCAAATCATAACCCTAATCGGGCCGCGGCGGAGCGGAAAAACCTTCTACTTCTACCAGCTCATTAAAGAACTCCCGCGCGAGGACGTTCTCTACATAGACTTCGAGCATCCCATCTTCGAGGGATTTGAGTCAAGGGACATCATGGACGTCCTTAAACTCCATCGTGAGGCCTTTGGCGAGCCGGCTTACGTCTTTCTCGACGAGGTTCAGGCTGTCAAGGGCTGGGAGCGAATGGTCAGGTATCTCCACGACGAGGGGTATTCAGTTTTCGTAACCGGCTCCTCCTCAAAGCTCCTCTCCATGGAGATAGCCTCAAGGCTGAGGGGAAGAACGCTGACCTACACGATGCTCCCCTTCTCGTTTCGGGAGTTCCTGAGGGCGAGGGAATACCGTGTGAGACGACCCCTGAGCTCAAAGCGGGAAGCTGAGCTTAAGGCCCTGCTCAGAGAGTACCTCGAGTGGGGGGGCTTTCCAAGGGTCGTCCTTGAGGATAACGAGATGATTAGGGAGAAGCTCCTCGAAGAGTACCTCGACATGGTTCTCTACAAGGACGTCGTGGAGCGCTACGGCGTTAGAAACCTCCACGTGATGAAGCTCCTCCTCCGCTCGCTGATGCGTTCCTTCGCCAAGGAGTTCAGCGTTCACGCCTTCTACAATGCCCTCAAGTCCCAGGGGATAAAGGTCAGCAAGGGAGTCCTCTACGAGTACCTCAGCTATCTTGAGGATTCAATGAGCGTCTTCCTGGTGAAGAAGTTCAGCTACTCCCTAAAAACCTCGGAGCTTTCGATTCCAAAGGTTTACCCAGTTGACGCCGGCTTTCCACGGCTTTTCTCATTTACACCCGACACGGGCAGGCTCATGGAGCTCGCGGTGTTCCTTGAGCTGAAGAGACGGGAAGTGGAGGTTTACCACTACAAGAACCGGGGGGAGGTTGACTTCGTGGTAGCTAAGAGAGGCCAGCCCGTCGAGCTGATTCAGGTCACGTACGCGCTGGACTCTGGAGACGTAAGGCCGAGGGAAGTCGAGGCCCTGAAGTCCGCCGGCAGAAAGCTGGGCGTGGAGAGCCTAACGGTGATAACGTGGGACTACAGAGACGAGAAAGATGGAATCCGCTTCGTTCCGCTCTGGTGCTTCCTCACGGAAAAGCTTTAA
- a CDS encoding DUF63 family protein produces the protein MGLYEFFYRYFVEPIKYNQGYNVVNTLVYALILGVAVLLLYKMLKRMRVKVDERFFVALMPYIILGPLMRSMTDIGLLPRTYLTVSPGGYFVIAGFAIASLFAVWRHLGPDDRLYPIYRDFGWVLVAGLLFIMVINWDRVSVRWDYFKYFLPSLLVAESFIWLLSRKFELVRNNKILFYTHFYDATTTFVGIQFFGFWEQHVLARTLMNLFGTPAVMYLEKLVIITLVIYVLDRLMTDEDPELINFVKLTVFILGFGPGTRNLLITLLR, from the coding sequence ATGGGACTCTACGAGTTTTTTTACCGCTATTTCGTTGAACCCATAAAGTACAATCAGGGTTACAACGTCGTGAACACCCTCGTTTACGCCTTAATCCTCGGCGTCGCCGTTCTGCTCCTGTATAAGATGCTCAAGAGGATGAGGGTAAAGGTGGACGAGCGCTTCTTCGTGGCTCTCATGCCCTACATAATCCTCGGCCCGCTGATGAGGAGCATGACCGACATAGGCCTGCTCCCGAGGACATACTTAACAGTCAGCCCCGGTGGTTACTTCGTCATAGCGGGCTTCGCGATAGCGTCCCTCTTCGCCGTCTGGAGACATCTCGGGCCGGACGACAGGCTCTACCCCATATATCGCGACTTTGGGTGGGTTCTCGTCGCGGGCCTGCTCTTCATAATGGTAATTAACTGGGACAGGGTGTCCGTCAGATGGGACTACTTCAAGTACTTCCTCCCAAGCCTTCTCGTTGCGGAATCCTTCATCTGGCTCCTCTCAAGGAAGTTCGAGCTCGTGAGAAACAACAAGATACTATTCTACACCCACTTCTATGACGCGACGACCACCTTCGTTGGAATCCAGTTCTTCGGCTTCTGGGAACAGCACGTTCTCGCGAGGACGCTGATGAACCTGTTTGGAACGCCTGCCGTCATGTACCTTGAGAAGCTGGTTATAATCACGCTCGTGATTTACGTTCTCGACAGGCTGATGACCGATGAGGACCCCGAGCTTATAAACTTCGTCAAGCTGACGGTCTTCATCCTCGGATTCGGCCCGGGAACGAGGAACCTGCTCATAACGTTATTGAGGTGA
- a CDS encoding bifunctional fructose-bisphosphatase/inositol-phosphate phosphatase: MEFAWNEIALNMAKDLEKTIMPLFGTKKAGENVGTNVSGDVTKYVDKVAEDLIIRHLKPLGVNIVSEEVGEIDVGSDYTVVVDPLDGSYNFSMGIPIFAFSFAVFRRKEPVYGAIYEFFPKAFYEAIPGEGAYLNGRRIHVNEPEPGKEAISFYTRGRCLGLVKRVKRVRVLGAIAVEMAYTAKGSLDGVFDIRNYVRPTDIAAGVMLVREAGGLVTDENGKPLEFELKAEVNTNVIAVANERILKIILEELENEP, translated from the coding sequence ATGGAGTTCGCCTGGAACGAGATTGCACTCAACATGGCAAAGGATTTGGAGAAAACGATAATGCCCCTCTTCGGCACGAAGAAGGCCGGTGAAAACGTTGGAACGAACGTGAGCGGTGACGTGACGAAATACGTTGACAAGGTCGCGGAGGACCTGATTATAAGGCACCTCAAACCGCTCGGCGTCAACATAGTGAGCGAGGAAGTTGGGGAGATAGATGTCGGGAGCGACTACACAGTTGTCGTTGACCCCCTCGACGGCTCCTATAACTTCTCGATGGGAATCCCGATATTCGCCTTCAGCTTCGCCGTCTTCAGGAGGAAGGAACCAGTTTACGGGGCAATCTACGAGTTCTTCCCGAAGGCCTTCTACGAGGCGATTCCGGGTGAGGGGGCTTACCTCAACGGAAGGCGGATTCACGTCAACGAGCCCGAGCCGGGGAAGGAGGCGATAAGCTTCTACACGCGCGGAAGATGCCTCGGACTCGTGAAGAGGGTTAAACGGGTCCGCGTTCTCGGAGCGATAGCGGTAGAGATGGCTTACACCGCCAAGGGCTCGCTCGACGGGGTCTTTGACATAAGGAACTACGTGAGGCCGACGGACATAGCGGCCGGAGTTATGCTCGTCAGGGAAGCCGGTGGACTGGTGACCGATGAGAATGGAAAGCCCCTTGAGTTCGAGCTGAAGGCTGAGGTGAACACCAACGTTATCGCAGTCGCGAACGAGAGAATACTCAAAATAATCCTGGAGGAGCTGGAGAATGAGCCTTGA
- a CDS encoding rhomboid family intramembrane serine protease: MSLERYFNRYGKATFTLFLINVAVYVVEAILSRNPISISGNVLATLGQWNYAVLHLGAWWQPFTAMFVHVNIIHIFFNTYFLLVMGSQLERILGPKRVAMIYIVSGLAGNLLTLFLMPPNVVSAGASGALFGIAGALITITGVVGGNMQGALMNAFVLFLINSFLPRVNAYAHLGGLLAGILIGYYYGKAIKRKLTWAYAYDYY, from the coding sequence ATGAGCCTTGAGCGCTACTTCAATCGCTACGGGAAGGCAACCTTCACGCTCTTTCTCATAAACGTCGCCGTCTATGTGGTTGAGGCCATCCTGAGCAGGAACCCGATAAGCATCAGCGGGAACGTCTTAGCGACCCTCGGCCAGTGGAACTACGCTGTTCTGCACCTCGGGGCCTGGTGGCAACCCTTCACGGCGATGTTCGTCCACGTGAACATAATCCACATCTTCTTCAACACCTACTTCCTCCTCGTCATGGGAAGCCAGCTTGAGAGAATACTCGGGCCCAAGCGGGTCGCCATGATTTACATAGTCTCAGGCTTAGCCGGAAACCTCCTGACGCTGTTCCTCATGCCCCCCAACGTCGTCAGTGCGGGCGCGAGCGGGGCGCTCTTCGGTATCGCGGGGGCGTTGATAACAATCACCGGCGTCGTCGGAGGGAACATGCAGGGGGCCCTTATGAACGCCTTCGTGCTGTTCCTAATCAACAGCTTCCTGCCGAGGGTTAACGCCTACGCCCACCTCGGCGGACTTCTCGCCGGAATCCTCATAGGCTACTACTACGGCAAGGCCATAAAGAGGAAGCTAACGTGGGCCTACGCGTACGACTACTATTAG